In the Triticum aestivum cultivar Chinese Spring chromosome 2B, IWGSC CS RefSeq v2.1, whole genome shotgun sequence genome, tctcatggaacatctcatatgttctgtgacgtttcaaaaacatttttgtagtcccggttctaagccataaagcatggtgcacaaaactatcaaatagtcatcatattgatctagccaaacgttcatacatctgcatctgctcctgcaataggtctgtcacctagcggtgcatcaaggacataattcttctgtgcagcaatgaggataaacctcagatcacggaccaagtccgcatcattgctactaacatctttcaacatagtttttctctaggaacatatcaaaataaacatagggaaagcaacaacgcgaggtattgatctacaacataattagcaaaatactatcaggactaagttcatgataaattaaagttcaattaatcatattactaaagaactcccacttagacagacatctctctagtcatctaagtgatcacgtgatccaaatcaactaaaccatgtccgatcatcacgtgagatggagtagttttcaatggtgaacatcactatgttgatcatatctactatatgattcacgttcgacctttcggtctccgtgttccgaggccatatatgtatatgctaggctcgtcaagtttaacctgagtattctgcgtgtgcaactgttttgcacccgttgtatttgaacgtagagcctatcacacccgatcatcatgtggtgtctcagcacgaagaactttcgcaacggtgcatactcggggagaacacttcttaataattagtgagagatcatcttaaaatgctaccatcaatcaaagcaagataagatgaataaaggataaacatcacatgcaatcaatataagtgatatgatatggccatcatcatcttgtgcttgtgatctccatctccgaaccactgtcgtgatcaccatcgtcaccggtgcgacaccttgatctccatcatagcagtGTGGTTGTTTCGCCATCTatttcttctatgactatcgctaccgcttagtgataaagtaaagcaattacatggcgcttgcatttcatacaataaagcgacaaccatatggctcctgccagttgtcgataacttggttacaaaacatgatcatctcatacaataaaatatagcatcacgttttgaccatatcacatcacaacatgccctgcaaaaacaagttagacgtcctctactttgttgttgcaaattttacgtggctgctacgggctgagcaagaaccgttcttacctacgcatcaaaaccacaacgatagttcgtcaagttagtgttgttttaaccttctcaaggatcgggcgtagccacactcggttcaactaaagttggagaaactgacacccgctagccacctgtgtgcaaagcacgtcggtagaaccagtctcgcgtaagcgtacgcgtaatgtcggtcttggccgcttcatccaacaataccactgcaccaaagtatgacatgctggtaagcagtgtgacttatatcgtccacaactcacttgtgttctactcgtgcatataacatctacgcataaaacctgggctcggatgccactgttgggaaacatagtaatttcaaaaaaattcctacgcacacgcaagatcatggtgatgcatagcaacgagaggggagagtgtgtccacgtaccctcgtagaccaaaagcggaagcgttagaacaacgcagttgatgtagtcgtatgtcttcatggcccgaccgatcaagcactgaaactacggcacctccgagttctagcacacgttcaactcgatgacgtccctcgaactccgatccagccgagtgtcgagggagagttccatcagcacgacggcgtggtgacgatcttgatgttctaccgtcgcagggcttcgcctaagcaccgctacaatattatcgaggaggactatggtggaggggggcaccgcacacggctaagagatcgagAGATCAATTGTtatctctagaggtgcccccctgcccccgtatataaaggagcaaggggggagggggcggccggccagggaggaggcgcgccatggggagtcctgctcccggtgggagtaggactccctcctttccttgttggacttggagaaggggggaaagaggagggagagagatgaaggaaaggggggcgccgcccccctctccttgtcctattcggactagaggggaggggcgcgcggcccagccctggccgcctgtcctcttctccactaaggcccactatggtactccggtaaaatcccgatttcacccggaacacttccgatatccaaatataggcttccaatatatcaatcttcatgtttcgaccatttcgagactcctcgttatgtccccgaactcattcgggactctgaactaccttcggtatatcaaaacacataaactcataatataaccatcatctaactttaagcgtgcggaccctacgggttcgagaacaatgtagacatgaccgaaacatgtttccggtcaataaccaatagcaaaacccggatgctcatattggctcccacatattctacgaagatctttatcggtcaaaccgcataacaacatacgttgttccctttgtcatcggtatgttacttgcccgagattcgatcatcggtatctcaatacctagttcaatctcgttaccggcaagtctctttactcgttatgcaatgcatcatctcgtaactaactcattagtcacattgcttgcaaggcttatagtgatgtgcattaccgagagggcccaaagatacctctccgacaatcggagtgacaaatcctaatcttgaaatacgccaacccaacaagtaccttcggagacacctgtagagcacctttataatcacccagttacgttgtgatgtttggtagcacataaagtgttcctccggtaaacgggagttgcataatctcatagtcacaggaacatgtataagtcatgaagaaagcagtagcaacatactaaacgatcaagtgctaagctaacggaatgggtcaagtcaaccacatcattctcctaatgatgtgatcccgttaatcaaatgacaactctttatccatggctaggaaacataaatatctttgattaatgagctagtcaagtagaggcatactagtggcactcagtttgtctatgtattcacacatgtatcatgtttccagttaatacaattctagcatgaataataaacatttatcatgaaataaggaaataaataataactttattattgcctctagggcatatttccttcacttttccccccatacccgattgctgcgaccagatgacggaCCCCCGGAGCCAGATGCCACTACCGACGACGGCTACTACTACATCGACGGTGTCTGCTATTACATCCAGGACGCTGACggctaggagtagttaggaggatcccagacaggaggcctgcgcctcttcgaTCTGTATCcttgtttgtgctagccatcttatggcaccctgttcAATTTATGTCTGTACCGAGATGTATTTGCTTCCGCTAACACTTGTGCTCTGGAGCTtttatattcgagccctcgaggcccctggcttgtaatacgaagcttgatttatctctatttgtgtttagagttgtgttgtgatatcttcccgtgagtccctgatcggatcatacatgtttgcgtgtatgattagtgtacggtcaaatcaggggcgtcacaagatGCTCACAGCGATCATGCGAAGCAgcacagcgggctcgggggagacctggtgacggcgaatcgacgccGACGGACGGCAGAGcccaaggaggaagacgatggcgatggcggcattCCAGGGCGTCCAGCGCCGTGCGTCTCGACGAGGAGGCGTAGCCCATAGTGGTGGAGCGCGTGGACACGAGGCGAGGCGAGAGGGAGGTTGTGGCCGCGTCAGCGTGCGGCGGCGGTCTCCGGTGCGTTCGGGCGTcgcgggagagagcgagagagaggaggggggaggcgcaggagagagggagtgaggccaggggagagctgggcgcttctggcgaggccaggtcgaagaggggagagggcaggcaggcagctgccgtgggGCGCATGCGAGCggcgtgcggcgaccacgcgccctgtccctctggcacgaggagggggacgactagctcgggccagtcggctgggctaggtgggctgggccgctgggcgATAGGTaagtcttctctctctctctccctttctaATACTTACATGTATGTGGTGAAAGTCAGACCTCGTAAGAACCAATCATAAAACTGGTAAGCAGATACAGAGGTGATGCATATTTTTCCATAAATGATGGTCACACCAACTTACTTATATGGCATAGACATTTGAAAAAAGAAGCTCCGGTGGTGACTGGTGACGCACTTAATAACACGGAACATTTAGTATTgactaaaagctactccctccgtcccacaacgTAAGATGTTTTTGCAGGCCATTTTAGCTTGtagaaacgtcttatattatgggacggagcgaGTAGCTCTGAAAACGGCATTATACTGAATACCAAACATTGACAGAAAAAAAAGTGAGTGGATTAGGTTCTTGCTCTCACCATTGACGGAGGTCATGAGCAAAAAAAAAAGATAGATTATTTCCGTCCGCGAGGGCTACGTGGTGGGCTTGGGCCTTCTTCCTCTTTATTTATCTGGACCTAATTAAAGAAGAAAatatcctcctcctcatcatcatcatacgTGTACTACCTGGGCCGGGGCCCCTACCTCCCAGCCGGCCCTAGATGGCGAGCTAGAtacacctcaaaaaaaaaaaaggatGGCGAGCTAGATCCGGCAGTCCTCCGCCGCCGACGCCTCAATCCCGAACTCCCCTGCGGCGGCGACATTCATCGCGCGCGCGGGGCATCCTTATTCGGCCGGTGAtaggtatgtatgtatgtatgtatgtatgcttgcttcttcatccaacccgacccaacccaacccaaccccAGTGATAGTGATAGTGATACGATTCTCCCTCCGCCTATTTCCTTTCCTGGTTAGGTTAGGTTAGATTGGATTAGATCTACACTAGTAGTTACTTAGCTAGTTAGCTGTATgattgtatgtatgtatgtatgtatgtatcaagGATATAAATATAAATAATTCCAAGAAAAGAAAACAAGAATTAATGGTTGAATGGTcaggaattcattcattcattcagcaAAATGTCTTGCTCTTTTCACGCTGTTTATCACTGTTATGCGGCATCTGGGAGTAAATTCTAAATTGTTTCTTTGTTAGACACgaccatctatctatctatctatctatggcAATAATAAATGTATCTAAATTCCTCTTTTGTTTGACATATGTAATACAATATGCAGGGCAGGGCAGGGCAAGACCAGACCACATGTGCCGTCAACCATCGACACTTCACTTGTCTCCAGATGAGCAGCTTGCTGCTGAAGAAACCTTCAAGTTGTACTGCAAGCCAGTTGAGCTCTGCAATGTTATCCAAAAACGAGCCCTTGATAATGTATGCAATCCTTGTTTCACACTCACACTCTCTGTGCTGTGCTGTGTGtaatcatttcatttcatttcatttgctttgatttcacacaacaacaacaacaacaatacatGATGCCTGGCTTTCTTTTGCAGCCCGCTTTTCTGCAAAGATGCCTTCATTACATGATACAGGCAAGACACAAAAAGAGGTAGTACAAACTTCAGCTCTCATTCAGATCCCATATTTATGTCTTTCTTTCCTGACCCCCTTTTAACTGAATCTTCCATATTTATGAcatagttctagatacatccctttttattcattttgatgacaagtattttcggaccgAGGGAGTAGACAGCAGAGACTTCACTCTTTTTATATCTAGTTTCCTGAACCAGTGTTTGTGCTTGTGGATGTAGGATTCAACTAACTGCATCCCTCTCTCGAGGTACAAATACTGAATGGCCAGACCAGAATATCTTCCCCCTTTATCTTCTGCTAGCCACACCTACTAGTGATAACATCCCACTAGAAGGGGTAAGTAAGTCTACCTTTTTCAGTTCTAGTCACTATtttattttgtactccctctgtaaactaatataagagcgttttagatcactattttagtgatctaaatgctcttatattagtttacgaagggagTACCAAATTAACCATCTCTTCTTATCTCATTAAACAATGCCATCATGTTTTGCAGCATTCTCCGATATATCGATTCAGTCATGCCTGTTTGCTTACGTCATTCAGTGAATTGGATAGTAAAGAACACTCCAAAGCCACATTCATAATTCCAGATGTCAAGAATATAGCAACCTCCCGAGCTTGCAACCTCAGCATTATCCTTATCAGATGTGGTATGATGTGCATCATATGTGATCGTGTATAGTTTACGTTTCCTCACTACGTACCGTCACTTTTTTTGGTTTCATTTCAGAAGGGCAGGTTGGAGAAAATAACTGCTCTGTGGAAGCATCTGCTCTCCGAAGTAAGTTTGTATCACATTACCATATCTAGCCAGTATAGCTCAACACATGTGCCTTTTGAAAATAAGCGTAAAGAACAACATTGAATATCAGAAACAAGCTATGATTTGAGGGTTATTAAGTGCAGCTACTTGCTGTCATCTATGTGATGCATTTTGACAGAGCTTGAAGGGAAATGTTTCTGGGGTAAAATACCAATTAATTTACTTGGTTCGTCGTTGGAAAATTGCGTGCCTTTAAATTTGGGACATACTGTGGAGTTGGCTTCTACAGTTACTATGAGCCCAAGCTTCTTAGAGGTACTTCAGCTCAACTTTTCCATATTATTAAGCTTCAGTTCTCTTAATGTTTATATATACTGCAACTTTTCTAGTATTTAAACATTGGGTGGATGAATCACAATCCTTTGCAGCACCTGAAGTTTCAGACTGAATAAATTAAGTTAGGCACCCGTACTTTGAAAATTTACCCTATGTAGTATATATATACCTTTAGTTTCCAAATCATGTTAATTAGCAAATCACGTTCCAAAAGTGCAGGTGGCGAATTGTGAAAACCAGTAGTGCAGTCTGCATCTTTGTAACAGAACATGCTATATGATCATCAACCttatttattttaaaaatttaaaaatgaAGAGGGTTTTTGGGGCGTAGTGGCTGTTAATTGCTTCCGCTGTATGTTGACCTACTTGCTTTTTCCTTTTGTTACACATCCAGCCAAAATTTCTGGAGCAGGACAGTTGCTTGACATTTTGCTCCCATAAGGTTGATGCTACGGTAAGGGTAACTCTGTTCCTTTATTTATTGATCTAATTATTATGATTTCCATATTTAAGGGGGGTAAGTATTCTATAGGTTGGCAACGGGTTATTATATTGTACCGTCTGTCAGTTACTTCCGCAGCTTGTTTAAGATTGTTGTTATTGTTTCAGGGTTCATATCAACTCCAAGTTGGCATATCCGTTCAAGAGGCTGGTGCAAGAGACATGTCTGAATCTCCCTATAATAGTTACTCATACAGTGATGTCCCACCTTCATCATTACCTCATATTATAAGGTAACACtagcacatactccctccgtccggaaatacttgtcatcaaaatgatgaataaaaggggatgtatctagatgtattttagttctagatacatccttttttgttcattttaatgacaagtattttcggacggagggagtagtatatagttCAATTGTTTGGTGTTGGTTTAGAATGCATGGAGTCAGTCTTCTAAATTTGGCTGCTAGTATAGACAATATTTGGGTTTGTCGTGCTGAGATGATATTTTTAGATTTTACCATCAAAATTCAAAAGTAATTTCAGATAATTAAGTTTGGTGTTTTTCTCCTGAAATATAATTGATGAAAGTAATTAGATAAATTACTtgttagttttggaaaaaaaaatgtGCAAAATGCATAATCACTATCTAAGAAGTACTCTTTGGCAGAGCCTCGATTGTTCAAAAGAGAGACCCCAGCTTACTTATGCCTCCATCTCATGTAATTTAAGAATTTAAATAACTGATAACATAAAATATATTAATGGTTGTCTCAATTGTTCCAAGTGACATTGTTCATGTCTTAAAGAAGTACTCCAGGATTAGTGGCAAATGGGACCAGGGAAAACTGACATGTCATTAGAGACAGCCCGTTCACACATAGGTGTATGAACTATTCTCCACAAAAAGGTAGCAGTTGACCTTGGTTAGCAAGCTGGCACTGTAGGACTGATGCCTTGGGTCTTGTTGGCAAGGAACATTGCGGGCTTTGTCCACCTCGAAAAGCAAATACTGCCTCCTGGGAGCAATTAATCTAGGGTCACCTCTCTTAGCAATGATGTAAAAATACTCAAATCTCTAAATCAGAAGGGGTACGGGAATAATCTGGCAAGCTCAGCCTAGCCTTTTGTGGTCAGGCTGAAGTTAGCCTCTCCCAACCAAATGATGTTTTGTCAGATCTTATTATGACACTTTGCTCTAACTTTCAGCTTTGCATTTTGGTGTAACCAAGTGAATAAATGGATATGTATATTTTCTGCAGGTTAAGAGCTGGTAATGTGCTTTTCAACTTCAAGTACTACAACAATACTATGCAAAAGACCGAAGGTTCTCTCTTACACAAACATTTGGGCTCATGCAGTTTTCAGTTCTATTGGCATTTGCTTGCATCATATATTGACATTTTCAGTTCTACATTTTTTTTCTCCTTCTACCTGATATGCGGAACGTAATAATAATATAATATCAGTATATCTGCAACTAAACTAGTAAAATATCTTCTGATATGACCTTTCGATGGTGCACATGTTATTGAAATGTAAGCTCCTGATGTTTTATGGTGGTAATATTATTACTTTGTCCAATTAGTCATGGTGAGATATGTATTATACAAATATTAGTGTGTCAACACAAAAGGAAGTACCTGGTGGAGAATTTTATATTGTTCATGATTTTGCATATGAACCTAGGACATGTTGCTGAGTGAGTGCACATGGCTACTCCTGTGTTTATTATACagtgaacttttgttttgaatgcTTGTCATGGCAAAAATCTGGTGTTTAGATGCTTTGCAATTAACTATGTTCAGTTTTGTATCACTGAGTGACATTTGTTGGTCAAGCCATATATTTTCTGTTTGGTTTGTGATTCTTAATATTGATCCCTTCTTACCAGTCACTGAAGATTTTGCTTGCGCCTTTtgcttggtaaagtgtggaagctACAAGGTAATGTTTGAAGCAAACTTCCATTCGCTTTATATTTATTCAAATGTTGCTTGTTGCTGCTAAGGGCCGGTGAGTCATGTCACCTGCTACATTTAGGGTAAAACAAAATCTTGTTAATTTCACGCTGCACCGTTGATGTCTTCTTGTTCTTAGTGAGGAAACTTAGATTGTGTTCTCTTTCTGCTTGACCTTCCTTGTTTTTTATGGGAACAATGTTGTGCGCACTTTCCCAAGGCACATCTCTAATGTTGTGATTCTGGTGATACTATAGGGCCTGGGGTGTCACTTGAATTCGACGCACGACCTATTCCACTTTGAGTTTTGGGTTGGTAAACTTCTGGAATTTCCATTGTATATCTTATTTGATCGATGTCATAGTTTGATTGTTGGTTTGCTCTTTACATTCATGCAGATATCTGAAGAATGCCAGGCTGTTAATGTTAGTCTGAAGGCTGATGCCTGGAAAATGGAGGTAAAACAGTGATACTGAACTTGCAGAATTACCTGATAATAAATGAGCTGAGTGTTCTGCATTGCATATGGTTTTACATTGAAGCATTCTGTTATTAGTGCCTCGAACTAATAATCCCAGTTATTTCCCAGCTTGTGGGCAAGGGAGTTGATCCAAGACATCAAACATTTTCCTACTGGTACGCTCTTTCTCAATCAATTTTCATGATGGATCAGCTCATATTATTTCTGTTTGATTTTACTAACTGTGTTGCATCAGCTCAAGGCTTAAGATGCGTCGTCGAAGGTTGGTAGCCACAGCTGAGAATATAAGCCCCGTACATCCACATATCATGGATTCAGGTTCGCCCGAAGATGCCCAGGCACTGGCAGGGTCTAAAGACGAGTTTGTTCAGAGGGAAGATGGTACATTCTCAtcttatctttttctttttcttttttgggagTCATCTTATGGTATCTTACTGTGGCGTAAACTTCATTCAAATGGTAACACCATAATGCGGTGTTTCAAATTGTACAGTGATGTTTCTGATTGTGTCTTCGCGTACTATATATCTTTATTATATAATACAGTGTTTCAAATTTCCATTCCTGATGAAACCAACCAAAAAAATTCTTCCTAGACTGATCCCACAGGTGGACAAAACCAGTCAAATTTTCAGTGAAACTGGAATTAAGAATGAGCCAGTTGTTTGTTTGCACATGGAATCTCATCTCTAAGAAATTCTGCATGCTGTTttgaatatactccctccgttctaaattacttgtcttggatttgtctagatacggacgtatctagactcattttagtgctagatacatccgtatctagacaaatctaagacaagtaattcggaacggagggagtagcatttagACCCTTGCCATAGGTAGAGATTATTGCAACTGTTCTTTTGTTATACCTGAATGAATGCTACAAACCACATAAGTTGTTTCCTAAGAAACAGATCATGCCTGCAAATGCTGATTTCTGATGTCTAAAATTTGCAGATAATAATTCAGTAGCACTCGATTCTGCCGAGCATGATCACTCATTAAATGGTAGCAACCTTACACCACTGACAGTACTAGAGTTTGGGAAGACAAGGAAACTATCTGCGGAGCGAAGTGATCCCAGAAAGTAGCCCTTCTGTTTACATACTTCGCTGATATCATGCTAAGCATTGTATATATAGCTGTTTGTTTGTCCAGACATTTACAATAGAAAAATGTTAAACCAACTGTTTTTATGTGTATATTATGTGGCAGCCGACAACTTCTGCAGAAACGTCAGTTCTTCCATTCTCACAGGGCACAGGTGTGTGAGTGGGAAATAAATTTTGTTCATCCTTATGTCATGTATGGAACTAACAAGAGCACCGGCCC is a window encoding:
- the LOC123043012 gene encoding polycomb group protein EMF2B; the encoded protein is MCRQPSTLHLSPDEQLAAEETFKLYCKPVELCNVIQKRALDNPAFLQRCLHYMIQARHKKRIQLTASLSRGTNTEWPDQNIFPLYLLLATPTSDNIPLEGHSPIYRFSHACLLTSFSELDSKEHSKATFIIPDVKNIATSRACNLSIILIRCEGQVGENNCSVEASALRKLEGKCFWGKIPINLLGSSLENCVPLNLGHTVELASTVTMSPSFLEPKFLEQDSCLTFCSHKVDATGSYQLQVGISVQEAGARDMSESPYNSYSYSDVPPSSLPHIIRLRAGNVLFNFKYYNNTMQKTEVTEDFACAFCLVKCGSYKGLGCHLNSTHDLFHFEFWISEECQAVNVSLKADAWKMELVGKGVDPRHQTFSYCSRLKMRRRRLVATAENISPVHPHIMDSGSPEDAQALAGSKDEFVQREDDNNSVALDSAEHDHSLNGSNLTPLTVLEFGKTRKLSAERSDPRNRQLLQKRQFFHSHRAQPMAVEQVLSDHDSEDEVDDDIADLEDRRMLADFLDVTKDEKLIMHMWNSFIRKQRVLADGHIPWACEGFSRLHGPQLVQNPPLLWCWRFVMIKLWNHSLLDARAMNTCNTILEGYQPKKKMF